The region AGATTAGCAATAAGTACCAACCATTCCACGTTATATCATTTGAGATATTGTTTGATAACGTAGCAGTTTTGTCGTCATTCCAACGAATAGCGGACAGACTATTAATCAACCTGTTGGGATTCGAAAGCCAATTGGGTTAGGCAGCTAATGCAAGGCCTGCCAAACGTGAAAGCTGGAACTCTTTCGAATTCGGCATACGTATTTATACCGTTCCTCCAGCCAGGGTCGGATAGGGATTCGTCCTTGTACGACGAGTACAAGACACTTTGAGCGTTCTGGTGCTCCATCAAGGAAATCGCGTAGAAGCCGATAGTCTTCGGAAATGCCCCTGTGCAATGGAGGGTTGCTGACAATCATGTCCCACGATCCTTTATGACCAACGGCATGCCAGCCGTCACCGAGATGCGTCCTAACTTCGGGCACATTGGATTGTGTTGCTTTGATTGCTAGGGCATCCGAGTCGAGCGCATCCACCCTAGAGGCACCAAGGACCAGCACCCCGTAAGATAACACGCCAGTGCCACATCCATAATCTAGCACCGAACCATGCACCTCCAATCCTTCAAGCAGAAGCTTTGAAGCCCTATCAATACCGCCCTTTGCAAATAGGCCAGGATAGCTCATCCATGGAATGCTATGCCCATCAAATAGTATATGACTATGTTCGGCCCAATGGTCCAGGGTGCGGTATAAGTCCTTTACCCCATGTGCCCGGATAAGTCTGCATTTACTCCGACATGCAATGATCTCGACCTCTTCGAATATAGGAGCCAACAATTTGCCAACGGATCGAATGCCCTCATCATTGGATCCATATATGTAAAATTCTCCTTTTGGATCGATCACGCTTGCCAAAGCGTGCACTGCCATTTCAACCGCGCGGCGGGCCTTTGGAATCCTCAATGTGGCGACAGCAAAGGGGCCTTTGGGTGGCCAGAGCGTTCCAGGGCGGCCTGGTTTCGACCAGCGGCTCCACAGCGGGGCAGCGAGGGCTTGGGCCAGCTGCGCATCTTCTCCGACGATAACTGGT is a window of Desulfarculaceae bacterium DNA encoding:
- a CDS encoding methyltransferase, giving the protein MNKRLGVYMERRENRISSFALEELIGIHGPVIVGEDAQLAQALAAPLWSRWSKPGRPGTLWPPKGPFAVATLRIPKARRAVEMAVHALASVIDPKGEFYIYGSNDEGIRSVGKLLAPIFEEVEIIACRSKCRLIRAHGVKDLYRTLDHWAEHSHILFDGHSIPWMSYPGLFAKGGIDRASKLLLEGLEVHGSVLDYGCGTGVLSYGVLVLGASRVDALDSDALAIKATQSNVPEVRTHLGDGWHAVGHKGSWDMIVSNPPLHRGISEDYRLLRDFLDGAPERSKCLVLVVQGRIPIRPWLEERYKYVCRIRKSSSFHVWQALH